TGGCCATGACCTCCTTCACCGGCTCCACCGCCGTCGGCAAACGCGTCGCCGAGATCGCCACCGCCACCGTCAAGCGCCTCCACCTGGAGCTGGGCGGCAAGGCCCCCTTCGTCGTCTTCGACGACGCCGACCTGGAGGCGGCGGTCAACGGCGCGGTCGCGGGCGCGCTCATCAACACCGGGCAGGACTGCACGGCCGCTACGCGCGCGTACGTACAGCGCCCCCTCTACGAGGCGTTCGTCGAGCGGACGGCCGCCCTGATGGAGACAGTCCGGCTCGGCGACCCCTTCGCCCCCGGCACCGATCTCGGCCCGCTGATCTCGCACGTCCAGCGCGACCGTGTCGCCGGTTTCGTCGACCGTGCGCGTGCCTACGCGCGCGTGGTCACCGGCGGCGAGGCCCCTCAGGGGGATCTCAAGAACGGCGCGTACTACCGGCCCACCCTGATCGCGGACGCCGCCCAGGACAGCGAGATAGTCCAGTCCGAGATCTTCGGGCCGGTCCTGGTCGTCCTGCCCTTCGACAGCGACGACGAAGGCATCCGGCTGGCCAACGACACCCCGTACGGGCTCGCCGCCTCCGCCTGGAGCCGGGACGTCTACCGGGCGAACCGCGCCACCCGCGAGATCAAGGCGGGCTGCGTGTGGGTCAACGACCACATCCCGATCATCAGTGAGATGCCCCACGGCGGATACCAGGCGTCCGGCTTCGGCAAGGACATGTCCGCGTACTCGTTCGAGGAGTACACCCAGATCAAGCACGTCATGTTCGACAACACGGCGGTGCCCCGCAAGGACTGGCACCGCACGATCTTCGGGGACCGATAGCCGTATTCGGGCCGCCTGACCCGCGGCCGCACACCCTCCCGAAAGGGCACTCCCGAAAGGGCACCACGCGCATGGAGCAGTACGAGCCCGACCGTCTGTCCCCGGCCCAGGT
The nucleotide sequence above comes from Streptomyces sp. NL15-2K. Encoded proteins:
- a CDS encoding gamma-aminobutyraldehyde dehydrogenase, translating into MHKPGTATPDRFAAQERFTDGAQYIAGRLTKGTSGRTHAVVDPATGEDVLSYELAGTADVDAAVAAAREAFPGWSSATPGERSDALHRFAAVLADRAEDFARAESLQWGKPLKLTREFDVPGTVDNTAFFAGAARHLQGQSAGEYSGDHTSYVRREPIGVVGSIAPWNYPLQMAAWKILPAIAAGNTIVLKPAELTPLTSLLFARAATDAGIPEGVVNIVTGTGKEAGEHLVGHPDVAMTSFTGSTAVGKRVAEIATATVKRLHLELGGKAPFVVFDDADLEAAVNGAVAGALINTGQDCTAATRAYVQRPLYEAFVERTAALMETVRLGDPFAPGTDLGPLISHVQRDRVAGFVDRARAYARVVTGGEAPQGDLKNGAYYRPTLIADAAQDSEIVQSEIFGPVLVVLPFDSDDEGIRLANDTPYGLAASAWSRDVYRANRATREIKAGCVWVNDHIPIISEMPHGGYQASGFGKDMSAYSFEEYTQIKHVMFDNTAVPRKDWHRTIFGDR